In Triticum aestivum cultivar Chinese Spring chromosome 5B, IWGSC CS RefSeq v2.1, whole genome shotgun sequence, the following proteins share a genomic window:
- the LOC123111628 gene encoding grpE protein homolog 2, mitochondrial isoform X1 has product MVAARLLARATRQCAAAVVASATRRPLGGVAAVAARPLASSFGPARVPYMLNQPLRYSSNIFQRFGFSSSTPQQNDKEVHEPKDQESTAHESNGEASKEDSGSPGSTEDLDLSKEDLVKLVFEKDELLTSKDEEIKDMKDKVLRSYAEMENVIARTKRESENSKKYAVQNFSKSLLDVADNLARASSVVKESFSKLDTSEDSSGAVPLLKTLLEGVDMTDKQLGEVFKKFGVERFDPLNEKFDPDKHFALFQIPDPSKPSGTVASVVKVGYMLHDRVLRPAEVGVTEGGPSEEPEEKSGGD; this is encoded by the exons ATGGTAGCCGCGCGCCTCCTCGCGCGGGCCACGAGGCAATGCGCCGCCGCGGTGGTGGCGTCCGCTACTAGGCGGCCGCTcggcggcgtggcggcggtggCCGCTCGCCCGCTCGCCTCTTCCTTCGGCCCCGCCAGG GTTCCATATATGTTGAATCAGCCCTTGAGATACTCAAGCAACATCTTTCAAAGGTTTGGCTTTTCATCTTCTACTCCTCAACAAAATGATAAGGAGGTACACGAACCCAAAGACCAGGAAAGTACTGCACATGAATCGAATGGTGAAGCTTCAAAGGAAGACAGTGGTTCGCCTGGAA GTACAGAAGATCTTGATCTGTCAAAGGAGGATCTAGTGAAGCTAGTTTTTGAGAAGGATGAATTATTAACCTCGAAAGATGAAGAGATCAAAGATATGAAGGACAAGGTTTTGCGCAGCTATGCAGAAATGGAAAATGTCATTGCCCGGACAAAGCGTGAatctgaaaattcaaaaaaatatgcagTACAG AACTTCTCTAAGAGCTTGTTAGATGTTGCTGACAATTTGGCTAGAGCTTCATCTGTTGTAAAGGAAAGCTTCTCAAAATTAGATACATCCGAAGATTCTAGTGGAGCTGTACCGTTACTAAAAACCCTACtggagggtgttgacatgactgaTAAGCAACTTGGAGAG GTTTTTAAGAAGTTCGGAGTCGAAAGGTTTGATCCCTTGAATGAGAAATTCGATCCTGATAAGCATTTTGCACTTTTCCAAATTCCTGATCCTTCAAAACCATCCGGAACTGTTGCTTCTGTTGTGAAG GTGGGGTACATGTTACATGATCGCGTGCTCCGTCCTGCGGAAGTTGGTGTTACAGAGGGAGGTCCGTCCGAAGAGCCTGAGGAGAAATCAGGTGGAGACTAG
- the LOC123111628 gene encoding grpE protein homolog 2, mitochondrial isoform X2, translating to MVAARLLARATRQCAAAVVASATRRPLGGVAAVAARPLASSFGPARVPYMLNQPLRYSSNIFQRFGFSSSTPQQNDKEVHEPKDQESTAHESNGEASKEDSGTEDLDLSKEDLVKLVFEKDELLTSKDEEIKDMKDKVLRSYAEMENVIARTKRESENSKKYAVQNFSKSLLDVADNLARASSVVKESFSKLDTSEDSSGAVPLLKTLLEGVDMTDKQLGEVFKKFGVERFDPLNEKFDPDKHFALFQIPDPSKPSGTVASVVKVGYMLHDRVLRPAEVGVTEGGPSEEPEEKSGGD from the exons ATGGTAGCCGCGCGCCTCCTCGCGCGGGCCACGAGGCAATGCGCCGCCGCGGTGGTGGCGTCCGCTACTAGGCGGCCGCTcggcggcgtggcggcggtggCCGCTCGCCCGCTCGCCTCTTCCTTCGGCCCCGCCAGG GTTCCATATATGTTGAATCAGCCCTTGAGATACTCAAGCAACATCTTTCAAAGGTTTGGCTTTTCATCTTCTACTCCTCAACAAAATGATAAGGAGGTACACGAACCCAAAGACCAGGAAAGTACTGCACATGAATCGAATGGTGAAGCTTCAAAGGAAGACAGTG GTACAGAAGATCTTGATCTGTCAAAGGAGGATCTAGTGAAGCTAGTTTTTGAGAAGGATGAATTATTAACCTCGAAAGATGAAGAGATCAAAGATATGAAGGACAAGGTTTTGCGCAGCTATGCAGAAATGGAAAATGTCATTGCCCGGACAAAGCGTGAatctgaaaattcaaaaaaatatgcagTACAG AACTTCTCTAAGAGCTTGTTAGATGTTGCTGACAATTTGGCTAGAGCTTCATCTGTTGTAAAGGAAAGCTTCTCAAAATTAGATACATCCGAAGATTCTAGTGGAGCTGTACCGTTACTAAAAACCCTACtggagggtgttgacatgactgaTAAGCAACTTGGAGAG GTTTTTAAGAAGTTCGGAGTCGAAAGGTTTGATCCCTTGAATGAGAAATTCGATCCTGATAAGCATTTTGCACTTTTCCAAATTCCTGATCCTTCAAAACCATCCGGAACTGTTGCTTCTGTTGTGAAG GTGGGGTACATGTTACATGATCGCGTGCTCCGTCCTGCGGAAGTTGGTGTTACAGAGGGAGGTCCGTCCGAAGAGCCTGAGGAGAAATCAGGTGGAGACTAG